The Streptomyces sp. NL15-2K genome contains a region encoding:
- a CDS encoding DUF6542 domain-containing protein: protein MEQHRTRPPQYRPRPGGPPSLPSQAARGGAPRRSAVARRSAPPPVPAARRFPNPRLTGLGGGLFCGALMFVLGSLDALLFGASPTVYGVLFLPVCVLTAVWIRRGDLVTAPVVVPIAFAVGLLPVADSGGGFGGRLMGLVTALATQAGWLYGGTLIAGLIASVRKVRLMARRAAARRRAG from the coding sequence GTGGAGCAACACAGGACCCGACCCCCGCAGTACCGACCGCGACCCGGCGGACCGCCGTCCCTGCCCTCGCAGGCGGCGCGGGGCGGTGCGCCGCGTCGGTCGGCGGTCGCACGGCGGTCCGCTCCACCCCCGGTGCCGGCCGCACGCCGGTTCCCCAACCCTCGGCTGACCGGGCTGGGCGGCGGGCTGTTCTGCGGGGCGCTGATGTTCGTGCTCGGGTCCCTCGACGCGCTGCTGTTCGGGGCTTCGCCGACGGTGTACGGCGTGCTGTTCCTGCCGGTGTGCGTGCTGACGGCCGTCTGGATCCGGCGTGGCGATCTGGTGACCGCGCCCGTGGTCGTGCCGATCGCCTTCGCCGTGGGGCTGCTTCCCGTGGCCGACAGCGGTGGGGGGTTCGGGGGACGGCTGATGGGCCTGGTGACGGCCCTCGCCACGCAGGCCGGGTGGCTGTACGGGGGGACGCTCATCGCCGGGCTCATCGCGAGCGTCCGGAAGGTGCGGCTGATGGCGCGCAGGGCCGCGGCGCGCCGTCGGGCGGGGTGA
- a CDS encoding WhiB family transcriptional regulator gives MLQPPHSSLQVAAVPAQRVPVRDRDQDAPWHTEAVCRRDEAGLFFAPSKEPTAARLSREEAAKRVCARCPVMVECREHALLQPEPYGVWGGLTAAERRVVLARRRRRDLELKKAARSAGRIAAAG, from the coding sequence GTGCTGCAACCGCCGCATTCGTCCCTGCAGGTAGCTGCCGTTCCGGCCCAGCGGGTGCCAGTGCGGGACAGGGACCAAGACGCCCCCTGGCACACCGAGGCGGTGTGCCGGCGCGACGAGGCCGGCCTGTTCTTCGCACCCTCCAAGGAACCCACCGCCGCCCGGCTCTCCCGCGAGGAGGCCGCGAAGCGTGTCTGCGCCCGCTGTCCGGTCATGGTCGAGTGCCGCGAGCACGCGTTGCTGCAACCTGAGCCGTACGGCGTCTGGGGCGGCCTCACCGCCGCCGAACGCCGCGTCGTCCTGGCGAGGCGCCGCCGCCGCGACCTGGAACTGAAGAAGGCGGCGAGGTCGGCGGGCCGTATAGCGGCAGCCGGCTGA
- a CDS encoding DUF1707 domain-containing protein, whose protein sequence is MDLQKRAEARDQQQTAPPVAELRASDAERDRIADLLREALAEGRLTADEHAERVEGVLNAKTVGELEVFIRDLPAAHERRATPGYTLAPNRPTDAIPTDPDDNVVAVFSSAVRKGRWRAGRRIHAYAVFGSVEIDLSEAIFEYRQVVIKAISVFGNVEVRVPENVSLRGTGGGVLGNFEVDTLDSAEPDAPVVYVDGWAVLGNIEGRPKRGKLVADILDRVQRKVDKSLRKHLDR, encoded by the coding sequence GTGGACCTTCAGAAGCGCGCCGAAGCGCGGGATCAGCAGCAGACCGCACCGCCCGTCGCCGAGCTGCGCGCCTCGGACGCCGAGCGTGACCGCATCGCCGACCTCCTGCGCGAGGCCCTCGCCGAGGGCCGCCTCACCGCCGACGAGCACGCCGAGCGCGTGGAGGGGGTGCTGAACGCCAAGACGGTCGGCGAGCTCGAGGTCTTCATACGGGACCTGCCGGCCGCGCACGAGCGCCGCGCCACCCCCGGCTACACCCTCGCCCCCAACCGCCCCACGGACGCGATACCCACCGACCCGGACGACAACGTGGTCGCGGTGTTCAGCAGCGCCGTCCGCAAGGGCCGCTGGCGCGCGGGCCGCCGTATCCACGCCTACGCGGTCTTCGGCAGCGTCGAGATCGACCTCAGCGAGGCGATCTTCGAGTACCGGCAGGTCGTCATCAAGGCGATCTCGGTCTTCGGCAACGTCGAGGTCCGCGTCCCGGAGAACGTCTCGCTGCGCGGCACCGGCGGCGGTGTCCTCGGCAACTTCGAGGTGGACACGCTCGATTCGGCCGAGCCCGACGCCCCCGTCGTCTATGTGGACGGCTGGGCCGTGCTGGGCAACATCGAGGGCAGGCCCAAGCGCGGCAAGCTCGTCGCGGACATCCTCGATCGCGTGCAGCGCAAGGTCGACAAGAGTTTGCGCAAACATCTGGATCGTTGA
- a CDS encoding DUF4245 domain-containing protein produces MAGSNGKQKTARDMILSMGLITLVAGVIYLFIPHDDSPQETKKVDYRVELLTARRAASYPVAAPEGLPAQWKATSVRFQGDDFDAWHLGFQAPGGEYVQIEQSTQKPSTFIDEASQGAEATRTTQKIDGRTWTRYTGGRYDALVHKGDGATTVVAGTGSFEQLTQMTKALKMT; encoded by the coding sequence GTGGCAGGTTCGAACGGTAAGCAGAAGACGGCCCGGGACATGATCCTTTCGATGGGCCTGATCACGCTCGTGGCGGGGGTCATCTACCTCTTCATCCCGCACGACGACTCCCCTCAGGAGACCAAGAAGGTCGACTACCGGGTCGAGCTGCTCACGGCGCGCCGCGCGGCGTCCTACCCGGTGGCCGCGCCCGAGGGCCTGCCCGCCCAGTGGAAGGCGACCTCCGTCCGCTTCCAGGGTGACGACTTCGACGCCTGGCATCTGGGCTTCCAGGCCCCTGGCGGTGAGTACGTCCAGATCGAGCAGTCGACTCAGAAGCCGTCGACGTTCATAGACGAGGCCAGCCAGGGCGCCGAGGCGACCAGGACCACCCAGAAGATCGACGGCCGGACGTGGACGCGGTACACGGGCGGCCGGTACGACGCGCTGGTACACAAGGGTGACGGCGCGACGACCGTGGTGGCGGGCACCGGCTCGTTCGAGCAGCTGACGCAGATGACCAAGGCGCTGAAGATGACGTGA
- the glpX gene encoding class II fructose-bisphosphatase, which translates to MTEHHHLPSELEVPSEAPDRNLALELVRVTEAAAMAAGRWVGRGDKNGADGAAVRAMRTLVHTVSMNGVVVIGEGEKDEAPMLFNGERVGDGTGPECDIAVDPIDGTTLTAKGMTNAIAVLAAADRGSMFDPSAVFYMDKLVTGPEAADFVDINAPVSVNIRRVAKAKRSTPEDVTVVILDRPRHEGIINEIRETGARIKLISDGDVAGSILALRESTGVDLLLGIGGTPEGIISACAVKCLGGTIQGKLWPKDDEERQRAIDAGHDLDRVLMTDDLVSGENVFFVATGITDGELLRGVRYRSETATTDSIVMRSKSGTVRRINSEHRLSKLRAYSAIDFDRAK; encoded by the coding sequence ATGACCGAGCATCATCATCTGCCGTCCGAGCTCGAAGTTCCCTCCGAGGCCCCCGACCGCAACCTGGCCCTGGAGCTCGTCAGGGTCACCGAAGCCGCGGCGATGGCCGCGGGCCGCTGGGTCGGGCGCGGCGACAAGAACGGCGCCGACGGTGCCGCGGTGCGTGCCATGCGGACCCTCGTCCACACCGTGTCGATGAACGGCGTCGTCGTCATCGGCGAGGGCGAGAAGGACGAGGCGCCGATGCTCTTCAACGGGGAGCGGGTCGGAGACGGGACCGGGCCGGAGTGCGACATCGCCGTCGACCCGATCGACGGCACCACGCTGACCGCGAAGGGCATGACGAACGCGATCGCCGTCCTCGCGGCCGCCGACCGCGGCTCGATGTTCGACCCGTCCGCCGTCTTCTACATGGACAAGCTGGTCACCGGACCCGAGGCCGCCGACTTCGTCGACATCAACGCGCCCGTCTCGGTCAACATCCGCCGGGTCGCCAAGGCAAAGCGGTCCACTCCCGAGGACGTCACCGTCGTCATCCTGGACCGGCCCCGGCACGAGGGGATCATCAACGAGATCCGGGAGACCGGCGCGCGCATCAAGCTGATCTCCGACGGCGACGTCGCCGGGTCGATCCTGGCGCTGCGCGAGAGCACCGGCGTCGATCTGCTGCTCGGCATCGGCGGCACGCCGGAGGGCATCATCTCGGCCTGTGCCGTGAAGTGCCTGGGCGGCACGATCCAGGGCAAGCTGTGGCCGAAGGACGACGAGGAGCGGCAGCGGGCGATCGACGCGGGGCACGATCTGGACCGGGTGCTGATGACGGACGACCTGGTGTCCGGAGAGAATGTCTTCTTCGTGGCGACCGGTATCACTGACGGCGAGTTGCTTCGGGGCGTGCGGTATCGGTCGGAGACGGCGACGACCGACTCGATTGTCATGCGGTCCAAGTCGGGGACGGTGCGGCGGATCAACTCCGAGCATCGGTTGAGCAAGCTGCGGGCGTACAGCGCGATCGACTTCGACCGCGCGAAATAG
- a CDS encoding malonic semialdehyde reductase, with translation MSLVLDAAAQDLLFREARTANTFTDEPVTDEQIQAIYDLVKYGPTSMNQSPLRVTLVRSPEARERLVSYLMEGNQAKTAAAPLVAILSADIEFHEELPQLFPHYPQAKDFFGDRGVRENAAALNAALQAAYFIIGVRAAGLAAGPMTGLDFAGVQKEFLDDDHAPLMVINIGKPGEDAWFPRSPRLEYEQVVTTV, from the coding sequence ATGTCCCTCGTTCTTGACGCCGCCGCCCAGGACCTGCTGTTCCGCGAGGCCCGCACCGCGAACACCTTCACCGACGAGCCGGTGACCGACGAGCAGATCCAGGCGATCTACGACCTGGTCAAGTACGGCCCGACCTCCATGAACCAGTCGCCGCTGCGCGTCACCCTGGTCCGCTCCCCCGAGGCCCGCGAGCGCCTCGTGAGCTACCTGATGGAGGGCAACCAGGCGAAGACGGCCGCCGCCCCGCTGGTCGCGATCCTGTCCGCGGACATCGAGTTCCACGAGGAGCTGCCGCAGCTCTTCCCGCACTACCCCCAGGCGAAGGACTTCTTCGGTGACCGCGGGGTGCGCGAGAACGCCGCCGCGCTGAACGCCGCCCTCCAGGCCGCGTACTTCATCATCGGCGTCCGCGCCGCGGGCCTCGCCGCCGGCCCGATGACCGGCCTCGACTTCGCTGGCGTCCAGAAGGAGTTCCTGGACGACGACCACGCCCCGCTGATGGTCATCAACATCGGCAAGCCGGGCGAGGACGCCTGGTTCCCGCGCTCCCCGCGCCTGGAGTACGAGCAGGTCGTCACCACGGTCTGA
- a CDS encoding 4-hydroxy-3-methylbut-2-enyl diphosphate reductase, protein MGCMTASPGRRVLLAAPRGYCAGVDRAVIAVEKALEQYGAPVYVRHEIVHNKYVVQTLERKGAVFVEQTEEVPPGNIVMFSAHGVAPTVHEEAERGRLATIDATCPLVTKVHKEAVRFASDDYDILLIGHEGHEEVIGTSGEAPDHIQLVDGPGDVAGVEVRDPSKVVWLSQTTLSVDETMETVDALKEKFPQLISPPSDDICYATQNRQLAVKQMGAEAELVIVVGSRNSSNSKRLVEVAKLAGAREAYLVDFADEIDEAWLEGVSTVGVTSGASVPEVLVEQVLEWLSQRGYVDVELVKAAEESITFSLPKELRRDLREEAAALVEERGGSGAPGE, encoded by the coding sequence ATGGGGTGCATGACTGCTTCGCCTGGCCGCCGTGTCCTGCTCGCCGCCCCCCGTGGCTACTGCGCGGGTGTGGACCGCGCCGTGATCGCCGTCGAGAAAGCGCTGGAGCAGTACGGCGCTCCGGTGTACGTCCGCCACGAGATCGTCCACAACAAGTACGTCGTGCAAACCCTGGAGCGGAAGGGCGCCGTCTTCGTCGAACAGACCGAAGAGGTGCCCCCGGGCAACATCGTCATGTTCTCCGCACACGGCGTGGCCCCGACCGTCCACGAAGAGGCCGAGCGCGGCCGGCTCGCCACCATCGACGCGACCTGCCCGCTGGTCACCAAGGTCCACAAGGAAGCCGTCCGGTTCGCGAGCGACGACTACGACATCCTCCTGATCGGCCACGAGGGCCACGAGGAGGTCATCGGCACCTCCGGCGAGGCCCCCGACCACATCCAGCTCGTCGACGGCCCCGGCGATGTCGCGGGGGTCGAGGTCCGCGACCCCTCCAAGGTCGTCTGGCTCTCGCAGACCACCCTCTCCGTCGACGAGACCATGGAGACCGTCGACGCCCTGAAGGAGAAGTTCCCGCAGCTCATCTCACCGCCCAGCGACGACATCTGCTACGCCACGCAGAACCGCCAGCTCGCGGTCAAGCAGATGGGCGCCGAGGCCGAGCTGGTGATCGTCGTCGGCTCCCGCAACTCCTCCAACTCCAAGCGGCTCGTCGAGGTCGCCAAGCTCGCGGGCGCCCGCGAGGCGTACCTCGTGGACTTCGCCGACGAGATCGACGAGGCCTGGCTGGAGGGCGTGTCCACGGTCGGCGTCACCTCCGGCGCCTCCGTCCCCGAGGTCCTGGTCGAGCAGGTCCTGGAATGGCTGTCGCAGCGCGGCTACGTGGACGTGGAGCTGGTGAAGGCGGCCGAGGAGTCCATCACCTTCTCCCTCCCCAAGGAACTGCGCCGCGACCTGCGTGAGGAAGCGGCGGCGCTGGTGGAGGAACGCGGTGGATCCGGTGCGCCCGGTGAGTGA
- a CDS encoding exodeoxyribonuclease VII small subunit, with amino-acid sequence MTSKVDEALGYEQARDELIDVVRRLEAGGTTLEESLALWERGEELAKVCRRWLEGARARLDAALAEEEKAEQGENAEDTE; translated from the coding sequence ATGACCAGCAAGGTGGATGAGGCGCTCGGGTACGAGCAGGCGCGGGACGAGCTGATCGACGTCGTACGGCGGCTGGAGGCGGGCGGTACGACGCTGGAGGAGTCCCTCGCGCTCTGGGAGCGCGGCGAGGAGCTGGCCAAGGTGTGCCGGCGGTGGCTGGAGGGGGCGCGGGCGCGGCTGGACGCGGCCCTCGCGGAAGAGGAGAAGGCGGAGCAGGGGGAAAACGCCGAGGACACCGAGTAG
- the ychF gene encoding redox-regulated ATPase YchF, protein MSLTIGIVGLPNVGKSTLFNALTKNDVLAANYPFATIEPNVGVVGVPDARLAKLAEIFKSERILPATVDFVDIAGIVRGASEGEGLGNKFLANIRESDAICQVIRAFKDENVVHVDGKVSPKGDIETINTELILADLQTIEKVLPRLQKESRIKKDIAPKVKAVEEAQEILEKGDTLFGHGIVQGSERAEPLHDLHLLTTKPFLYVFNVDEDELVDEDFKNEQRALVAPAEAIFLNAKLEADLAELDEEDAMELLESVGADEPGLATLARVGFNTLGLQTYLTAGPKESRAWTIKRGATAPEAAGVIHTDFQKGFIKAEVISFGDLVETGSVAEARAKGKARMEGKDYVMRDGDVVEFRFNI, encoded by the coding sequence GTGTCGCTCACGATCGGAATCGTCGGTCTGCCGAATGTCGGCAAGTCGACCCTGTTCAACGCCCTGACCAAGAACGACGTGCTGGCGGCCAACTACCCGTTCGCCACGATCGAGCCGAACGTCGGCGTCGTGGGCGTCCCCGACGCCCGGCTGGCCAAGCTGGCGGAGATCTTCAAGTCGGAGCGGATCCTGCCGGCCACCGTCGACTTCGTCGACATCGCGGGCATCGTGCGCGGCGCGAGCGAGGGCGAGGGGCTGGGCAACAAGTTCCTGGCGAACATCCGTGAGTCCGACGCGATCTGCCAGGTCATCCGCGCATTCAAGGACGAGAACGTCGTGCACGTCGACGGCAAGGTCTCGCCGAAGGGCGACATCGAGACGATCAACACCGAGCTGATCCTCGCCGACCTCCAGACCATCGAGAAGGTCCTGCCGCGCCTGCAGAAGGAGTCGCGGATCAAGAAGGACATCGCCCCGAAGGTCAAGGCCGTGGAGGAGGCCCAGGAGATCCTGGAGAAGGGCGACACGCTCTTCGGCCACGGGATCGTCCAGGGCAGCGAGCGCGCCGAGCCGCTGCACGACCTGCACCTGCTGACCACGAAGCCCTTCCTCTACGTCTTCAACGTCGACGAGGACGAGCTGGTCGACGAGGACTTCAAGAACGAGCAGCGCGCCCTGGTCGCCCCCGCCGAGGCGATCTTCCTCAACGCCAAGCTGGAGGCGGACCTCGCCGAGCTCGACGAGGAGGACGCCATGGAGCTCCTGGAGTCGGTCGGCGCCGATGAGCCCGGCCTCGCCACCCTCGCCCGCGTCGGCTTCAACACCCTCGGCCTCCAGACCTACCTGACGGCCGGCCCGAAGGAATCCCGCGCCTGGACCATCAAGAGGGGCGCCACCGCCCCCGAGGCCGCCGGAGTCATCCACACCGACTTCCAGAAGGGCTTCATCAAGGCCGAGGTCATCTCCTTCGGCGACCTGGTGGAGACGGGGTCGGTCGCCGAGGCCCGCGCGAAGGGCAAGGCGCGCATGGAAGGCAAGGACTATGTGATGCGGGACGGGGACGTCGTGGAGTTCCGGTTCAACATCTGA
- the xseA gene encoding exodeoxyribonuclease VII large subunit, with product MAVNTSAESPLPVGEVSRLIGGWIDRLGAVWVEGQITQLSRRPGAGVVFLTLRDPSYDISVSVTCYRQVFDAVADVVSEGARVVVLAKPEWYAPRGQLSLRAAEIRPVGVGELLARLEQLKKSLAAEGLFAPERKKPLPFLPQLIGLVCGRASAAERDVLENARHRWPAVRFEVRNVPVQGVHAVPQVVQAVKELDAIDDVDVIIVARGGGSVEDLLPFSDEQLIRTVAGCRTPVVSAIGHEPDNPLLDHVADLRASTPTDAAKKVVPDVGEEYERVRMLQDRARRCVEAFIEREERGLAQALARPSIEDPHRMIDERADHVASLVERTRRCLGHHLDRADSELTHTHARVVALSPAATLKRGYAVLQKADGHVVRDPGEVTGDEVLRARVSEGEFVVRVDA from the coding sequence ATGGCTGTCAATACGTCCGCGGAGTCTCCCCTGCCCGTAGGTGAGGTGTCGCGGCTCATCGGGGGCTGGATCGACCGGCTCGGGGCGGTGTGGGTCGAGGGGCAGATCACGCAGTTGTCGCGGCGGCCGGGCGCGGGCGTCGTGTTTCTGACGCTGCGTGATCCGTCGTACGACATCTCCGTCAGCGTCACCTGCTATCGCCAGGTGTTCGACGCCGTCGCCGATGTGGTGAGCGAGGGTGCGCGGGTCGTCGTACTGGCGAAGCCCGAGTGGTATGCGCCGCGGGGGCAGCTGTCCCTGCGGGCCGCGGAGATAAGGCCCGTGGGAGTCGGCGAGTTGCTCGCGCGCCTCGAGCAGTTGAAGAAGTCCCTTGCCGCCGAGGGGCTGTTCGCGCCGGAGCGGAAGAAGCCGCTGCCCTTCCTGCCCCAGCTCATCGGTCTCGTCTGCGGGCGTGCCTCCGCCGCCGAGCGGGACGTCCTGGAGAATGCCCGGCACCGCTGGCCCGCCGTCCGCTTCGAGGTGCGCAACGTCCCCGTGCAGGGGGTGCACGCCGTGCCGCAGGTCGTGCAGGCCGTGAAGGAGCTCGACGCGATCGACGACGTGGATGTGATCATCGTCGCGCGTGGCGGCGGCAGCGTGGAGGACCTGCTGCCCTTCTCCGACGAGCAGCTGATCAGGACCGTCGCCGGCTGTCGTACGCCTGTGGTGTCCGCCATCGGACACGAGCCGGACAACCCGCTCCTCGACCACGTCGCCGATCTGCGCGCCTCCACCCCGACCGACGCCGCCAAGAAGGTCGTACCGGACGTCGGGGAGGAGTACGAGCGCGTACGGATGCTGCAGGATCGTGCGCGGCGGTGTGTCGAGGCGTTCATCGAGCGGGAGGAGCGGGGGCTCGCACAGGCCCTCGCCCGGCCGTCGATAGAGGATCCGCACCGGATGATCGACGAACGGGCCGATCATGTGGCGTCGCTCGTCGAGCGGACCCGGCGCTGTCTCGGCCATCACCTCGACCGCGCGGACTCGGAGCTGACGCACACACACGCGCGTGTGGTGGCCCTCTCGCCGGCGGCGACCCTGAAGCGGGGGTACGCGGTGCTGCAGAAGGCCGACGGGCACGTCGTCCGCGACCCCGGCGAGGTCACGGGGGACGAGGTCCTGCGCGCGCGGGTTTCCGAGGGTGAGTTCGTGGTGCGAGTCGATGCATGA
- the ppgK gene encoding polyphosphate--glucose phosphotransferase, with translation MQIFGVDIGGSGIKGAPVDLDRGDLADERFKVLTPHPATPDSVADGVRQVVEHFGWTGPVGLTFPGVVTGGATIRTAANVDKSWIDTDARALFSDRLGGLPVTVVNDADAAGVAEMSFGAGRGRRGTVVLLTFGTGIGSALFVDGVLVPNTELGHLELHGHDAEKRASSKAKEDEELTWEYWAHHRVQKYLAHVEMLFSPELFIIGGGVSRKSQKFLHHIQDIKAEIVPAQLLNNAGIVGAAMHAANES, from the coding sequence ATGCAGATCTTCGGCGTGGACATCGGCGGATCCGGGATCAAGGGCGCCCCTGTGGACCTGGACAGGGGCGACCTGGCGGACGAGCGTTTCAAGGTGCTGACTCCGCACCCGGCGACGCCGGACTCGGTGGCGGACGGCGTGAGACAGGTCGTCGAGCACTTCGGCTGGACGGGACCGGTCGGGCTGACGTTCCCCGGAGTGGTCACGGGCGGCGCCACGATCCGCACGGCGGCGAACGTCGACAAGAGCTGGATCGACACGGACGCGCGCGCGTTGTTCAGCGATCGCCTGGGCGGCCTGCCCGTGACGGTGGTCAACGACGCGGACGCGGCGGGCGTGGCCGAGATGAGCTTCGGCGCCGGCCGGGGCCGCCGGGGCACGGTCGTCCTGCTCACCTTCGGCACGGGCATCGGCAGCGCACTCTTCGTCGACGGCGTCCTCGTGCCGAACACCGAACTGGGCCACCTGGAGCTGCACGGCCACGACGCGGAGAAGCGGGCCTCCAGCAAGGCCAAGGAGGACGAGGAGCTGACGTGGGAGTACTGGGCCCACCACCGGGTCCAGAAGTACCTCGCCCACGTCGAGATGCTGTTCTCGCCGGAGCTGTTCATCATCGGCGGCGGCGTCAGCCGCAAGTCCCAGAAGTTCCTGCACCACATCCAGGACATCAAGGCGGAGATCGTCCCGGCACAGCTGCTGAACAACGCGGGGATCGTGGGGGCGGCGATGCATGCGGCGAACGAGTCGTAA